CGGTATTTACACCTATTAATTGAATTCCTTTGGGTGCCTTCCACCCCTTTAAGCTTTTATCCGGAAGGATCACTCTTTTGAAGCCCAGTTTAGCAGCTTCTTTCACTCTCTGCTCTGCCCTTGATACCGCCCTGACCTCACCGGTTAATCCCACTTCTCCAAAGATAACATCATACGGCTTGGTCGGTATATCACGAAAGCTCGAGGCGATGCTCACGGCAATGGCCAAATCAACCGCTGGTTCATCTAATTTTACCCCGCCGGCCAAATTAACATAGGCATCCTGGTTTTGAAGATACATCCCCATTCGCTTCTCCAAAACGGCAATGATCAGGCCCATCCTATGATGATCAACCCCCGTAGCCATTCTTCTTGGAGAAGGAAAATGGGTGGATGCAATCAACGCCTGTAATTCTACAAGCATTGGACGAGTCCCTTCCATACTGGCAACTACGGTTGAACCCGCTACGCCAAGTGGCCGCTCTGACAAGAATAACTCGGAAGGGTTGGGCACTTCAACTAAACCCGATTCATTCATTTCAAAAATGCCAATTTCATTCGTCGAGCCAAATCGATTCTTCACAGCACGTAGCAACCTATAAGAATGGTGTCGTTCTCCTTCAAAATAAAGGACACAATCGACCATGTGCTCCAATAGACGCGGTCCTGCAATAGCACCCTCTTTAGTAACGTGTCCTACTAATACCGTGGCAATCCCTTGTCCCTTGGCAATCCGCATAAACCTTGCCGTACATTCACGAACTTGAGATACGCTGCCAGGTGCACTGGTCACTTCAGGCAGATATACCGTCTGAATGGAGTCAATGACTAGAAAATCTGGCTTTAGACTATCGATCGCCTCTTCAATTGAATCCATACTGCTCTCACAGAGCACATACAGCTCGGGAGAAAGTGCACCCAATCTTTCTGCACGAAGCTTGGTCTGACGAATGGATTCTTCCCCTGAGATATAGAGAACTTTTAGTCCGATACGGGCCATTTCGTGGGATGTCTGTAATAATAGTGTTGATTTCCCAATACCGGGATCTCCCCCTACTAAAACCAAAGAACCAGGAACGACTCCTCCACCAAGTACTCGATTGAGCTCCTCAATACCGGTTTGAATTCGTGGTTCTTTGTCACTCTCTATATTTATGATCGAAAGAGGTTTTTCTTTCGTATGAAATAAGCCTGTGGAAATACCTTGTGTTTTGACCACTTTTTCTGTTTCTTCCACCATGGAGTTCCACGCACCACATCCCGGGCACTTTCCATACCATTTCGGCGATTCATAACCACATTCGCCGCAAAGAAACTTGTGTTTTACTTTAACCATTTATCTCTCCTTATCACACTGCAAAATTTGACAAACTTTGCAGGTCCCGCCACAAAAGGTGACAATCAAAGTTTACCATTGTTTCAGATTTATCGTAAAGTTTTTTCAGAACTCTGGATGGGAATATCAAAGAATAAATATTAGAAAAGGATAGCATTCCCCAAGGTAATCCTTAGGGAAGCCATCCTTATTGTAATCGGTATTATTTGTGATAATATTAAGCGTTTTTGGAGAAAGCTCCAGTTTTTTCGACGGTTAATGCACCATTGTCTTCATCAATCGTCAATAAATCACCCTTCTTCACATTGCCGGTCAGTAGTTCCTCAGACAAGCGGTCCTCGATATGCTTCTGAATAGCACGACGCAATGGACGCGCACCATAAGCCGGATCGAAGCCTTCCTTGGATAGAAATACTTTGGCTTTGTCTGTGAGAATAAAGTCCACTTCGTATTCATGCAGACGTTTACGGAGCTCTTCGGACATCAAGTTGACGATTTGACTGATATGTTCTTCTCCAAGTGAATGGAAGACGATGGTTTCATCAATCCGGTTAAGGAACTCTGGACGGAAGCTCTTCTTCAGCTCTTCCATCACCTTGCCCTTCATGCTATCATAATCTCCCTTAGCATCTTCCACCGCAGTGAATCCGAGTCTCGTATTACGCTTGATTGCCTCTGCACCAACGTTGGACGTCAGGATAATCAAAGTGTTACGGAAGTCAACGACACGGCCTTTGGAGTCCGTCAAGCGACCATCTTCCAGCACCTGCAACAAGATGTTGAATACTTCTGGATGTGCCTTCTCGATTTCATCAAGCAACACAACGGAGTAAGGTTTGCGGCGTACCTTTTCGGTCAATTGTCCACCTTCTTCGTAGCCAACATACCCCGGAGGAGCTCCTACGAGACGAGATGTGGAATGCTTCTCCATATATTCGGACATATCGATACGAATAACAGCATTCTCATCGCCGAACATGGCTTCAGCCAATGCTCTCGCAAGTTCAGTCTTACCAACCCCTGTTGGGCCTAAGAAGATAAAGGATCCCATTGGACGTTTCGGATCTTTGAGTCCGGCACGTGCCCGGCGAATAGCCCGGCTTACCGCTTTGACTGCTTCCTCTTGGCCAATGACACGTTCGTGCAAAATATGCTCCATATTAAGCAGACGATCAGTTTCTTCTTCTTTCAGCTTGCTAACAGGAATTCCAGTCCAGCTCGCCACGATTTGGGCGATATCATCTGGTGTAACTTCTGAATCCGTGCGTCCTTGTTGTTCTTTCCATTGATTCTTCGTAACATCAAGCTCTTCACGAATCTTTTGTTCTGTATCGCGGAGTGCTGCCGCTTTCTCGAACTCTTGACTCTGTACAGCCGAGTCCTTCTCTTTACGGATGTCTTCAAGACGACTTTCCAGTTGCTTCAAGTTGGGTGGTACCGTATAGGAGTTCAGCCTTACTTTGGATCCAGCTTCATCAATTAAGTCGATCGCTTTATCCGGTAAGAAACGATCCGGGATGTATCGGTCGGACAGTTTAACCGCTTGATCAATAGCTTCATCGGTAATCTTCACACGGTGATGAGCTTCATACCGATCACGAAGACCATGTAAAATTTGAATCGCTTCTTCAACAGATGGTTGATCGACAGTAATGGGTTGGAAACGACGTTCTAAAGCCGCATCTTTCTCAATGTATTTGCGATATTCATCCAAAGTTGTAGCCCCGATGCACTGTAGCTCACCACGTGCAAGTGCTGGTTTCAGAATGTTGGAAGCATCAATAGCACCTTCAGCTCCACCAGCCCCAATCAATGTGTGCAATTCATCGATAAAGAGAATAATATTTCCCGCTTGTCTAATTTCATCCATAATCTTCTTCAAACGGTCTTCAAATTCGCCGCGGTATTTCGTACCCGCTACGACAGATCCCATATCGAGTGTCATTACTCTTTTATCACGAAGTGTCTCAGGAATTTCATTATTAATGATCTTCTGAGCCAACCCTTCGGCAATCGCTGTTTTACCAACGCCTGGTTCACCAATTAGAACTGGATTATTCTTCGTCCGACGGCTAAGAACTTGGATAACTCGTTCGATCTCTTTACTTCTTCCGATAACCGGGTCCAAGTTCCCTTCTTTGGCAGTTACCGTCAAATCACGTGCTAGGCTATCAAGAGTAGGTGTATTTATATTTGCTGGTGTTCCATGGTGGCTAGATACGGCTTCACTGCTCCCCAATAGTTGTAGCACCTGTTGACGCGCCTTGTTAAGGCTAATCCCCAAATTATTTAGTACACGCGCAGCTACACCTTCACCTTCACGAATTAATCCAAGCAAGATATGCTCTGTTCCGACATAGGTATGGCCAAGTTTTCGAGCTTCATCCATTGACAGTTCAATAACTTTCTTAGCACGTGGTGTATAAGCGATATTGGTAGGTTGCTCTTGTCCGCGGCCGATCAGTGTTTCAACTTCATCTTGAATTTTCTCTAATCCAAGACCAAGACCGATCAAAGCTTTAGCAGCAATACCTTCTCCTTCACGGATCAGTCCGAGTAAAATATGCTCAGTACCTATATTATTATGCCCTAGTCTTACAGCCTCTTCCTGAGCAAGTGCCAACACCTTCTGCGCACGTTCTGTAAATCTTCCAAACATCATATCCCCTACACCTCCATGATTATTCTATTGCTTACGTTAGGACAACAAAAAGCATACTCCCTGATGTTCCTCTTCGTTATTTACCCATTTTGTCACGAATAAGCATGGCACGATACATATCCCGCTCTCCAGGTGACATGTTCTCACTATATATTTTTTGCAGAAAACCTGGTTGTGTCATCACATTCAATTCATTAAGCACTTGAGGTGATAACGAATCAATCAATCCCAAATCTACACCAAGACGAACATCAGACAGACGTTGAGCCGCTTCTTTTGATTCCATTATGGCTGCATGAGATAAAATCCCGTAAGACCGCATCACACGATCCATCATTCTAAGGTGTGATTCCTTCAACAATGTCTCTCTCGCAGCCTTCTCATGATCAATGATCTGCAGAACAACACTGTATAAGTTTTCAATAATCTCGTCTTCACTTTGTCCTAGTGTAATCTGATTTGAAATTTGAAACAAGTTTCCCATGGCTTCGCTACCTTCGCCATAAATCCCACGGACCGTAAGTCCAACCTGAGATACCGCCGAAAGGATGCGATTAATCTGACCTGTTAACACAAGCGCAGGCAAGTGCATCATTACGGAAGCTCTTAGCCCAGTACCAACATTCGTTGGGCAGCTGGTAAGGAATCCACGATTATCATCAAATGCATAATCCACATGGTCTTCAAAAATATCATCCACCGAGGTTGCTTTTTCCCATGCCTCCTGTACCTGAAAGCCGGGATATAGACATTGAATTCGTAAATGGTCTTCCTCGTTCACCATAATGCTCAAGCTTTCGTCTTCGCTTATAAAGACAGCTCCGCTTTTTGATTCGTTGGCGAGACTAGGACTAATCAAATGCTTCTCAACCAGAATCTTTTTATCTAAATCGTCCAAATCCTCAAGAAGAATAGGATATAGCTTACCAAAGGCTTGTATTCGTTCGTCATCTAGCACATCTTCAAGTCGTTTAAGAACATCTTCTGACTGCTCACTTGTAGCCAACATTGGAAACGGTGCATAGAGCAGGTTTCTTGCAATCCGAACCCGGCTGCTAATGACAATATCGGAATCCTTACCCCCACTGCTCATCCACTTACTGAGTGGTTGTTCTGTAAACCGGAGATTTGGCATCGCTTATTCCTCCTACTCTGCGGAAAGTGTCTTCTCAAGCTCGCGAATCTCATCCCGCAGCCTAGCGGCCTCTTCGAACTCTTCCTGAAGAATCCGCTCCTGCAATTTCTGACGAAGCTCATCAAGCTTACGTTTTACTTGAATATGATTTCCTGCCCGTTTTGGTACTTTACCTACATGAACTGTATTCCCATGAACCCGCTTAAATAAAGGGTCTAATCGATCATTAAAATATTTATAACATGAACTACATCCAAAGCGACCAATTTTGCTAAATTGTGAATAAGTTAATCCACACTCTTCACAACGTAGATTTTCAGGTATTTTAGCACTTGGGTTGTGACTATGACTTCCAGGGTTGAAATCCAAAAAACCAGACAGCAAATTATGAATGGAAAACCCACCTGTTGTACCTGGGATAATCTCACCCTTCTCCCTTGCGCAGGTTTCACAAATACGAAATTCTGTTTTTTCCCCATTCACAATTTTGGTAAAGTGCAGTGTCGCGGGACGTTTCCCGCATTCTTGACATTGCATCGGGTATCCCTCCTTCATTAGATGGATCGTTGGACTCCTTAGCCTAACAAAGAGATCAGCATTGCCTTCATGATTCTTGCCCTGATCTGGTCACGATAGGGAAGCTGGACCATTAGCACTTCTCTTGATATAGCTGCTCGCATAAGGGCCGCTTCACGGCTACTTAAGAACCTTGATTCCACAAGCTGATATATCAAACCTTCTGCTGCGGTCTGCCCCATCTCATCACCTATTGTATGATGCAAGTGGGTATGCAGCGTAGTGGGACCCGGTAATTCGATCCGACGGATACGAACATAACCACCACCACCCCTTTTGCTCTCAACCAAATAGCCTTTTTCCAGCGTAAAACGTGTACTGATGACATAATTGATTTGAGACGGCACACAAGAGAACTGGTCGGCCAGATCGTTACGCTGAATTTCTATCGTTCCCTCTGGACTTTCATGCAGAATACTCTTGAGATATTTTTCAATAATATCGGAGATATTACGCATCACTCATCCTCCATTGCTCAAACATCAAGCCGATATTTTTTACGAAAATATCCGGTATATATTATCCATTTGGCAAG
Above is a window of Paenibacillus segetis DNA encoding:
- the radA gene encoding DNA repair protein RadA, translated to MVKVKHKFLCGECGYESPKWYGKCPGCGAWNSMVEETEKVVKTQGISTGLFHTKEKPLSIINIESDKEPRIQTGIEELNRVLGGGVVPGSLVLVGGDPGIGKSTLLLQTSHEMARIGLKVLYISGEESIRQTKLRAERLGALSPELYVLCESSMDSIEEAIDSLKPDFLVIDSIQTVYLPEVTSAPGSVSQVRECTARFMRIAKGQGIATVLVGHVTKEGAIAGPRLLEHMVDCVLYFEGERHHSYRLLRAVKNRFGSTNEIGIFEMNESGLVEVPNPSELFLSERPLGVAGSTVVASMEGTRPMLVELQALIASTHFPSPRRMATGVDHHRMGLIIAVLEKRMGMYLQNQDAYVNLAGGVKLDEPAVDLAIAVSIASSFRDIPTKPYDVIFGEVGLTGEVRAVSRAEQRVKEAAKLGFKRVILPDKSLKGWKAPKGIQLIGVNTVTEALAVALD
- the clpC gene encoding ATP-dependent protease ATP-binding subunit ClpC — protein: MMFGRFTERAQKVLALAQEEAVRLGHNNIGTEHILLGLIREGEGIAAKALIGLGLGLEKIQDEVETLIGRGQEQPTNIAYTPRAKKVIELSMDEARKLGHTYVGTEHILLGLIREGEGVAARVLNNLGISLNKARQQVLQLLGSSEAVSSHHGTPANINTPTLDSLARDLTVTAKEGNLDPVIGRSKEIERVIQVLSRRTKNNPVLIGEPGVGKTAIAEGLAQKIINNEIPETLRDKRVMTLDMGSVVAGTKYRGEFEDRLKKIMDEIRQAGNIILFIDELHTLIGAGGAEGAIDASNILKPALARGELQCIGATTLDEYRKYIEKDAALERRFQPITVDQPSVEEAIQILHGLRDRYEAHHRVKITDEAIDQAVKLSDRYIPDRFLPDKAIDLIDEAGSKVRLNSYTVPPNLKQLESRLEDIRKEKDSAVQSQEFEKAAALRDTEQKIREELDVTKNQWKEQQGRTDSEVTPDDIAQIVASWTGIPVSKLKEEETDRLLNMEHILHERVIGQEEAVKAVSRAIRRARAGLKDPKRPMGSFIFLGPTGVGKTELARALAEAMFGDENAVIRIDMSEYMEKHSTSRLVGAPPGYVGYEEGGQLTEKVRRKPYSVVLLDEIEKAHPEVFNILLQVLEDGRLTDSKGRVVDFRNTLIILTSNVGAEAIKRNTRLGFTAVEDAKGDYDSMKGKVMEELKKSFRPEFLNRIDETIVFHSLGEEHISQIVNLMSEELRKRLHEYEVDFILTDKAKVFLSKEGFDPAYGARPLRRAIQKHIEDRLSEELLTGNVKKGDLLTIDEDNGALTVEKTGAFSKNA
- a CDS encoding protein arginine kinase, with translation MPNLRFTEQPLSKWMSSGGKDSDIVISSRVRIARNLLYAPFPMLATSEQSEDVLKRLEDVLDDERIQAFGKLYPILLEDLDDLDKKILVEKHLISPSLANESKSGAVFISEDESLSIMVNEEDHLRIQCLYPGFQVQEAWEKATSVDDIFEDHVDYAFDDNRGFLTSCPTNVGTGLRASVMMHLPALVLTGQINRILSAVSQVGLTVRGIYGEGSEAMGNLFQISNQITLGQSEDEIIENLYSVVLQIIDHEKAARETLLKESHLRMMDRVMRSYGILSHAAIMESKEAAQRLSDVRLGVDLGLIDSLSPQVLNELNVMTQPGFLQKIYSENMSPGERDMYRAMLIRDKMGK
- a CDS encoding UvrB/UvrC motif-containing protein, with protein sequence MQCQECGKRPATLHFTKIVNGEKTEFRICETCAREKGEIIPGTTGGFSIHNLLSGFLDFNPGSHSHNPSAKIPENLRCEECGLTYSQFSKIGRFGCSSCYKYFNDRLDPLFKRVHGNTVHVGKVPKRAGNHIQVKRKLDELRQKLQERILQEEFEEAARLRDEIRELEKTLSAE
- a CDS encoding CtsR family transcriptional regulator, coding for MRNISDIIEKYLKSILHESPEGTIEIQRNDLADQFSCVPSQINYVISTRFTLEKGYLVESKRGGGGYVRIRRIELPGPTTLHTHLHHTIGDEMGQTAAEGLIYQLVESRFLSSREAALMRAAISREVLMVQLPYRDQIRARIMKAMLISLLG